tgcttggatCTGTTCATTGAagtctcccagttagtctatatgtatgtcttgaaGTTTGTTACAGTCATTTATTGTAGTttatttgccggggagatgccccgtgtatctgtagtgATATTTAGTTGTTTTTGTGATGTTCTGAGTCAACTCTGTGGTACTTATGATCTGGTGAGTacttggtaagttttaatttcggcttagtcctggccagtgcggctatagctTTTTTGACTTTGgtttttgttttaatgactctGGTTGGAGTATATCTTGATATAACTTGCTGCTTGAgtttttcgggatgtcctacttacgcgGAGGTCACGacgaaatttttctaggccctgaggtccattttaaagtattttaaatcctttttCCGCTGCTGatttaaatcaaataattattgttGATAATTAATTGTCATTAAAGTAATGGGCCTCACAAAAGAACTTATCAGAAGCTTGTGTATTATGTGAGCCATTCTCTTAGAGGTCCCGAGTTGAGGTATACTGAGCTGGAGAAGATAGCATTGACATTGATCATAACCCCAAGAAAATTGAGACCCTACTTCATACCACATCCTATCATTGTCCTTAACAATAGATCACTAGGGAAAATCATGACTAATCTGAACATCTCGAGGAGGTTGGTAAAAAGGACAATAGAGCTCGGAGAGTATGACATCACTTATCAGCCAAGGACCGCCATAAAAGCTCAAACTTTGTCAGATTTCCTAATTGAGATGGCACAGTCTGGGAAGGAAGAATATACAGAAGTCCtcgaaggaaaaaaaaataaagcaaaTCATTGATACAAGGCATTGAATATGCAACTTGCTCACAATCAATACAATGCACACAAGTTATTATATTTCTTATATAAACAAAATTGGAGCTTCTCAAGGTAGTGTACTTTATCAAATATTTAGATAAACCAAggtgagctctgataccacggTGTATTTAGATAAACCGTTCAAGCGGTATCAGAGTATCACTTTTGCTATTCCACGGGAGATCTAAATATTTTAGTGCATCGATCCAAGCGGTTGCATCTCTTATatagaaaagaatttaaataattaatgttttatttttatttaagtgtTTATGAGAGTTGTGTAGAATTGAGGGTTTTCTGTTTTACCAAAAAACTGTAAAATGTGGTAATTATGGAATTTAATCTTTGAAAACGTTCAGCAACTCAAGCGTCATATGTTTGTCGATGTCTTATTATCGATTTAGTAGATACAAGTGAAAAAAATCGGAGcccttttaataaaattttttaaaaatttatgtgtATTATTCGAAACATATGATTTATTGTGTCTAaaaacaatttcttgttcttcATATTGTATTTGTATCATCACAACCAAATTTGGTACCAAAGTAATGAAATGGCTGCCTAGCCTTTATTGCAAGTCACTACTTTATTTATCTAGTTGTTGAACTAattaatgtttaattggtaaataatatttaatatgttggtCTTTACATGCAAAAGTATTTACTAAATATTTTTCTCAAACCTTTGATGTACTTGGCATCTTCAAACTTCGGATAAATACAGAATTGTGAAAATaaccaatattttaaaaattaatatatcaatTTACCAAATCGATCCTGCTTGGATCGATACACTAAAATATTTAGATCTCCCGTGGAACACAACCGAATGCACTTGGGGCATGCTTCAATTATTACAAATCGATTATGATTTTCGATATCGGCCTTTCGACCTCAAGTATTTGACCACACCATTCATAttcattgttatttttttccatCTCTCAGATATTCACTGATATATTTAACTCTCAAGGCATAAATTACATCAACatcttattaaatattagtTTCGATCACAAATACATAACTCATAATTTATTAATCAACAAGTCCGATTATCATCTATCAAAGGATTTTCAACTTGGATAACCATGCCATAAATTTCACCTAAACATatcaatcaatcaataatcgCTGCAATAACTCATTATAAGCAGTAATGATAAAAACTGTTCTTTCCTTGAAAATGTAATATGTAATAAGGTATCAACTGATCGATTAAAATAAAGAAGAAATCTTTTGATAAATCTATCATATTCATCTTTAAAACTATCAGTTATGAGATATATAATGGAAACTTAATATTCAAACTTGTTGATGTCTATTCAGTTTAGGTTTTATGTTTCTCATGTttagttttgaaaatttaaCAAAAGATAGTTATCATACATATCTTATATGAACATATATCTAATTCTAGGTTCCTCCGGCACATGCATGAGACGTACACCTTACTagttaagaaaaatatattgcAACGTGCAGAAgtacaataatatgatatatctACAGCCAAGAAAGAATCTGTATCAGCCAAAAATATTCATAACAAACATAGAAAAACAGAGtaatcacatgtatatgtattttaaattttgaaactgACAAACTATCTGTCTATATACCAACATTTCTTGACACAAGAAAGCCATTCACTTAGAATGTCAAAAGGAATTAAACGGGGGTGCTGATCTACGATGAAATGATGATTTCATGTGCGAGTTCTTCAAAGCTTCGGCATATTTTATCAGTTTTTTTGTTGCGTCTTGAGCATCCTGATTCTCTAGAGAAAAGCCGTTGATATCTTCTGTTATCGAGTTGATTTGTCTATATATACTCAAGGAGCTATCCTCACTGGTTCTTCGAGAAGAGTCGTGGCTTTCCCCGGTAACAATACTATTTTCACCTCGTGAATAGGATCTTTGTAGCTCTAGTGAAAGGCGAGAAGACTCCTCCCATGGAGTCCGCAACATCTTTGAGAATCCATCGGAAATGACCGAATGAGAGTCACTAGAGTATCTATCTAAAACATAATCTACAGGTATAGATGCCTGACTATGATGATCACTGTCTTTTCCTCGCACTAGCTTCATCAACTTGGCAAAAAATTTCATTTTGCTCAAAGGGGGTGTCGTTTTTGCTGACAGAGAATCATTGTGCTCCCCAGAATCTGTAAGTGAAGCATGGAAAGTTGACCACTGCTCAGGATCAAACTCTGACAAATCAGAACATTCATTACTTGCATATTCAAGAATGAGCTGTTTGGCTTTCTCTTCAGATTTCGGGCTCAACGTTTTGCTGAGATCCCTTGCAACTGTTTTACCAGGGAAAGGCTGGTAATTTCTCAATTCATAGCGCAAGCAAGCATTTATCCATCTGAGATAGACAAGCTCTTCGATGTCTGTGCATCGATCAGCTCTCACATGCTCGATTTCGTCTGACAaacttttattttgtttttgtagACGCTGGTTCTCTTCTTTAAGCTCTTGTACCTGATACAACAAAGATCCCACAATTCTTGCACAAAATACTCATAATCCATTTTTTATGAAAAGAATAATATATGTAGATTTACCTCTTCATTGTCTAATGCAGATGTGGCAAGCATTTGCAAGTACTCCAATTTTCGAGCCAATTCAGAATTTGCCAGCTTCAAATCCCGATTGGACATCTTCACCACCTCTAACTCCTCCGATTCATTCTCTTTCTGCCGATGCATTTCCATATCATTACCATTTTCGATGGCCCTTTTTTCCTCATCCTGAAGTTTCATCACTCTTTCTCGAAGGGATAAAATTTGCTCCCTATTCTGTTCGGCTTCAAATCTAAGTTTCTTCCTTAGAATCTGTATCTTAGCTTTTGCAGCTTCAAGCTCAGTTACCACTTTAGCATAATCAGCCACCTGCGCTTCTAATCTTCTGTTATCTGATAGCAAAGACTCGATCTTCAGATTATTAAGTTTAGCCTCCATGTTGCTTACTCTTAGCTGGTTTTGGAGCTCCACGACAACAGTTTCTTGCTCTTTAAGACCGTAATACTCGAGCAACTGAATCTCCAAGTATCTCTCTCTTTCCTCAAGAATTTCAACCTGGTTCCGTAGGCTATTAATCTCACTATTGTGTTCATCAGGTTCAGAACATTTGAATTCCTGAGGCGATTCTACATCAAGAACTTGAGTTCCAAGATTTTTCTCTGGAGGAATCGAACAGGCTGTGACATCCAAATCACATTCTGTAACAAGTTTGGTAAACTCTGGCAAGAGAAAGCCATATCTATCTCCACTGTATTCAACGTTCGGAGATAGATTGGTCAAAAAATTAATCTCCGCGAGAGATGACTCCTGAAAgatacaaataaatcaatttgGTCAAATATATGAAAACATTTTACTCCGTGAATGAAAATTCATGTGTGTTCCATCAGCTCGGCTCTGCACGTTTAtgcaaaaatttaaaagttcatCACTAACAGGGAAAGCTATCGCTGTAGTTGTCTTTCAAAAGTACACTGATTTTATTGAAaagtttttggtaagcattaACAAAACCCACCGATCAAACCAATTTCTTTTCCTCAATGGAAAAAAATCTATACTACCAATCAAAGTTACTTGAAGATGAATACCCTTTTCAAAGCACAATCATCAGCACCGAACCCCTCACTTTCTCTAATTGAATCAGACACGATGACCTTATCTGCAAATCAAATTAATATGCCCCATGAAGAAATAATAAAATCAGGAAACGAAACAAAAACAGAAATTTGAAGAAAATCTAACCTGGAGAAGGCAGTGGAGGTTTTAATTTAGAAGGCTTGATTCCTCTGCTTCTAAAAAAGGTATAAAGAATGCCACCAAGCGAAATAGCAAAACCCACTCCAAATTTCACAAGTACGGGTCTCAGAGCAAAGTCCCTTTTCTCCCCCGCCGCCATTTTCAGCGAAAAAAATCAATCTTTTCTCTTCATCATCGCCACCCCACAACTGCAAAAAGAAAAAATACCTGAGAAAACCCATTTGAGTAAGCAAGAAATCCGATTCTTGAACAGATATAGGACTTACAATCGTTCTTCATACGTTGAATTTGCAGCAATAATCCATAAGCGAGAGAAGAAGAATATATTTGAGTTTGAAATTGATAATAGCTGTAGCTTCACATTCAAATCAGCTGGTTGCGTATGAGCCATCTTCATATTTGCTTTAACATGGGTTGACCGACTATTTGCTTTTGAATACATATTTTTGCCACTTGTCATTGTTGTCATATTAAAGCTTCATTTCCACGATTATAACATGTGCAATTTGACTAcacaattttaaatttattttctcatcATTTTCTACTTCTTCAAATATTTGTTTGAGGTGTTTGAGCTTCCTAATCAtttcaatttttcaaaaatatcatcaatctTCGTAATTATTTTATGTGACATTGTTATAGCTATCGAACATGTTCTTAAAGACATATAGCCCAAAGACATGCAACTACACAAGATTTACAGCTTATATATCATGTTTCAGATGATTTTTTATGTGACCCATCATGCTTTACTATAATATATTAAACAGTTTACCTCTTTGATTGGAGTGTAGCCGGGTTGTATCCACCAATTTTATAGACTGTTCATCACAGTCCAACTACACCGTCGCAACAATACCTAGCACAATACTATTTCATTCCCTACCTCAGAGCGTATAGCAAAGTGGTTCAacttgaaaataatacatgagaagGGCAGTAAGACTTGatctttttattcaaacatataatttattaatatatagtAACCTCATGTAGACGATTATTTATAGAATGAGGAACTTACTTAGCTAGCTATAGTAACCAGAATTTGAACACACATATAATAAAGAAAACTATTGcaaatttttatttagagaaaaaatgaaaatgttGAATGACGTCTTTATTTTCCTTATGccttggtatttatagaagtcttgTAGATTTGAAATCTGAACATCAAATCTTGAGGATTATTCTACTAGTTGTGGCTGATGGCATCTTGTGAGTGGTGGTCCCTTCAACCACTTGTTAGTGGCTTTTCTTTATGAGCGGTTGAGTAGTCCATATTCCACTAGTTAATAGAATCATATTTTAGTGGTGGTCCATCATCCTCCGCTAATGGAGCGGTTGGATCACATGCTTGCTCTATATGTATAGGGGAATATTCTGCTTTTGTATGGTCCTCGAGGAAATTTTTTTAAGTGATCTTGTAACGTAtcatacttttaaactattttaaaatttgcgaaaaaataaaaattttcttaaatacaaaataaactttcaaatttcgaTCATCAATAACatgttcatccaaaatatttgcaatgaaaacaacaacaatcaagtttgccaaaagtaataatcgtttaaacatcataaaccacttcatgaaaATGAAAGTATTAAAATTGTCATGCATCAAATCTTAAAACATTGGcgatcctcgggtttagcctcctgcgcagtccaagccggctcattggtcccaacctctcgtctcctcaaagtcatcctcacctgcatcgatcaagtctagtgagtctaaagactcaacatgtataaactggagatagcaagtactacataataaagtcacatgcatctttaaagtaggacttacat
This window of the Primulina tabacum isolate GXHZ01 chromosome 12, ASM2559414v2, whole genome shotgun sequence genome carries:
- the LOC142520870 gene encoding uncharacterized protein LOC142520870 yields the protein MAAGEKRDFALRPVLVKFGVGFAISLGGILYTFFRSRGIKPSKLKPPLPSPDKVIVSDSIRESEGFGADDCALKRESSLAEINFLTNLSPNVEYSGDRYGFLLPEFTKLVTECDLDVTACSIPPEKNLGTQVLDVESPQEFKCSEPDEHNSEINSLRNQVEILEERERYLEIQLLEYYGLKEQETVVVELQNQLRVSNMEAKLNNLKIESLLSDNRRLEAQVADYAKVVTELEAAKAKIQILRKKLRFEAEQNREQILSLRERVMKLQDEEKRAIENGNDMEMHRQKENESEELEVVKMSNRDLKLANSELARKLEYLQMLATSALDNEEVQELKEENQRLQKQNKSLSDEIEHVRADRCTDIEELVYLRWINACLRYELRNYQPFPGKTVARDLSKTLSPKSEEKAKQLILEYASNECSDLSEFDPEQWSTFHASLTDSGEHNDSLSAKTTPPLSKMKFFAKLMKLVRGKDSDHHSQASIPVDYVLDRYSSDSHSVISDGFSKMLRTPWEESSRLSLELQRSYSRGENSIVTGESHDSSRRTSEDSSLSIYRQINSITEDINGFSLENQDAQDATKKLIKYAEALKNSHMKSSFHRRSAPPFNSF